A window from Candidatus Gracilibacteria bacterium encodes these proteins:
- a CDS encoding glycosyltransferase: protein MKIAFVHDFLLRLGGAERVLKSLMDMYPDAPVYTLLYDEAAVGEVFPRNRVITSKLQKWPRFIPGMHKLMFPFMPGAIEDFDFSGYDIVVSSSNAYAHGIITNLETTHICYTHSPMRYAWDYTHQYLRDQKLGLLGEAVVSRLLHKVRIWDFLAADRVDIHIANSKTVQNRIQKYYRKESQIITPPVNTERFAPHPKHEGYFLMVSSLTPYKRIDLAIEVFNKLGKRLVIIGQGNDETRLRRLAGPHIDFLGYKEDEVVKEYMENCRAFIFPGEEDFGIAPVEAMACGKPVLALRKGGLVETMIEGVTGQFFDEQTVESMEGGLTQLLINEKDYDAETIAKHAQQFSEKNFQKAMKAVIEGAGEKGI from the coding sequence ATGAAAATTGCCTTTGTTCACGATTTCCTTTTGAGACTCGGTGGTGCCGAGCGGGTGCTTAAATCCTTGATGGATATGTATCCGGACGCACCCGTGTACACGCTGCTTTATGATGAGGCCGCGGTCGGTGAGGTTTTTCCGCGAAACCGCGTGATCACTTCAAAATTACAAAAATGGCCGCGCTTCATTCCCGGCATGCACAAACTGATGTTTCCTTTTATGCCCGGGGCCATTGAGGATTTTGATTTTAGCGGTTACGACATCGTGGTGAGCAGCAGCAATGCTTATGCCCACGGCATCATCACTAATTTGGAAACTACGCACATTTGTTACACCCATTCCCCCATGCGTTACGCCTGGGACTACACGCATCAGTATTTGCGGGATCAAAAACTCGGGCTCCTTGGCGAGGCCGTGGTCAGCCGTTTACTGCATAAGGTGCGCATTTGGGATTTCCTTGCCGCGGACCGCGTGGATATACACATCGCCAACTCCAAAACCGTGCAAAACCGTATCCAAAAATATTATCGCAAAGAGTCGCAGATCATCACCCCTCCGGTGAATACAGAGCGGTTCGCCCCCCACCCCAAGCACGAAGGCTACTTTTTGATGGTGTCTTCGTTGACGCCGTACAAGCGCATCGATTTGGCCATTGAAGTCTTTAATAAACTCGGCAAACGGCTAGTGATTATTGGACAGGGGAATGATGAAACTCGTTTGCGCCGACTGGCCGGCCCACATATCGACTTTTTGGGTTACAAAGAGGACGAAGTGGTGAAGGAATACATGGAAAATTGCCGCGCCTTTATTTTCCCCGGTGAGGAGGATTTTGGCATCGCCCCCGTGGAGGCCATGGCCTGCGGGAAACCCGTATTGGCTCTGCGCAAGGGCGGCCTCGTTGAAACCATGATTGAGGGCGTTACCGGCCAATTCTTTGACGAGCAGACCGTGGAGAGCATGGAAGGGGGCCTCACCCAACTCCTCATCAACGAAAAAGACTACGACGCCGAAACGATTGCCAAACACGCCCAACAATTTAGCGAAAAGAACTTCCAAAAAGCCATGAAGGCGGTGATTGAGGGGGCGGGGGAGAAGTGAATTTAA